The sequence CTTCCTTCATCGTGAACTGATGCTGTGCCGCCGGGAATGAGCAGTCCCGTACGGCCTGTGTATACGACCGGATGCCTGAGTGCACGGCCTCGCCCGCATTGCTGAACCCCTTCGCAAATTTCGGCAGATGATGGGTGCCGTACTGGACGAGATCGTGAAATACGAGCACCTGCCCATCCGCATCCGCACCGGCGCCGATCCCGATGATCGGTATGCTGACGGCTTCGCACAATTGTTTTGTCAGCTGATGGGGAATACATTCGACGACGATCATGCAGGCGCCCGCCGACTCGCACGCTCTTGCCTCTTCGATCAGCTGCCGGGCGCTCTCCGCCGTCTTCCCCTGCACCTTGTACCCGCCGATCACGGACGCCGACTGCGGCAGCAGGCCTAAATGGGCAACAACCGGAATCCCGGTCTTCGTCAGCAGGGAGATTGTTTCGATGACCTCTCCGGCACCTTCCACTTTCAATGCGTCAGCGCCCGTCTTTTGGAAGATCCGCACCGCTTCAGCAAGGATCCGGTCTTCCGAACCGCGGAACGTTCCGAATGGCATATCGACAACCAGGAACGTATCCTGCGCCCCGCGTCTTGCCGCCTTGCCATGATGGATCATATCATCGGCGGTCACATATACGGTTGACGGATAGCCGAGCACCACCATACCGAGCGAATCGCCTGTCAGCAGGATGTCGACCCCCTCCTGTTCTGCGGCGGCAGCTGTCGGGTGATCATAGGCCGTCATCATGACGATCTTCTCGCCGGAGGCTTTCATCTTCTTGAAGTCATTGACTGTCTTCATTGTCCGTCTCCTCTCCTTTTCAGGAGAAAACCAAAACAAAAACCCCTCTGTCAAAAAACGGACAGAAGGATTGCGTAAGTTTGTGTCATCGGTTTCCTCCGTCCCTGTCCATTACGATCAAGGCAGAATTATCAAGTTATTGAACCAAAGGTCTTGCAGGTGCGGCTCGTTCGGATACCGCCCTTCCCTTTCACTATAGCATGCGTCGGGTCATCATGCCAGCCCATTTGCCCACTCTTCAGACAATATGGATATCCGCCGAATAGATTCCACGGATTGTCCCGTCATCCAGCTCGACCTCCAGGCGGCCGTCCTCCGATATGCCGTGCGCCACCGCTTCATAGGTTTCGTGCAGCGTGGAAATCCTGATCCGTCTGCCGATGGAATCCGCATAACCCTCCCACAGCAGCTTAATGGGAGCGAATCCTTTTTCGACGTACAGTCCGGTATATTGCTCCAAGTGGAACAGGACCGAAGCGGCCAGTTCGGCGCGGCTGATCTGCCGGCCTTCCTCGATGGCAAGCGATGTGGCGATCGTCTCCAATTCTTCAGGAAAGTCTTCTGCTGTCTGATTGACGTTCATGCCGATCCCGAGGATGATCGCTTTGACACGGTCAGGATCCGCCTGCAGTTCCGTGAGGATTCCTGTCAGCTTTTTTCCGTTCACCAGAATATCGTTCGGCCATTTGATGGACGGCGACACTCCTGTACACTCTTCGATGGCGCGCACGATCGCCACAGCGGCGACGAGCGTCAGCTGGGGAGCCTGCTGGGGCGGCAGATCCGGCCGGATGATCACACTCATCCAAATGCCTTTCCCGGCTGCCGAAGACCATGGCCGGGACAGTCTGCCTTTGCCTGCTGTCTGCTCATCCGCGATGATGACCGTTCCGTCGGCAGCCTCGTTTTGTGCAGCTTCGTGGGCAATCAGCTGTGTGGATGGGCAGGAGGCTATGTATTGGATCGTGCGTCCGTACACGGATGTCTTCAGATGCTGACCGATCGCCGGACCTGTGACAAGATCCGGCGATCCGATCAGGTAATAGCCTTTTTTCCGGACAGTGCCGATCTTGTACCCTTCATTTTCCAAGTCCTTGACACATTTCCAGACAGCCGTTCGGGACACCCCGTACTCATCAGCCAGCTGCTGACCGGATACGGGATTTTCCATACCGGCAGACATCCGCTTCAGCAATTCACTCTTCATGTTTGTATTCATGCTCATACCATCCTTTAATCGCATTGGCGTCATTTAGGAGTTCTCCATGGAGAACCGCCTGCTCGACTGCATCCAGTACGGCACCGACCCACTGTCCGGGCCGGCGGGACCGCTCCCAGCCGATGATGTCCCCGCCCCGTACAGCGAGATCCTGCTTAGACCGGATCGGCAGACTGCCGAGTGCGTCCCGGATCGTCTGCTCGGCTGCCGGTTTGTCCCCCAGCAGGACAGCGGCAAGTTTCTCGGCCGTCAGCAGTTCATCGAGCGAGCGGCCGTAGTAATCGGCTGCTGTGTACCCGCCGCGCCGTCTTGTCTTCAGCAGCGCCTGCACGGCCCTCAGATAGGCGCGTTCCTTGTTCGACAGCTTATAGGCATTGGCGACTGCGGACGGTTCGAAGCCGCCCGCCGCCATCAGGGACGCCCAGCCATCGAGCGCATTCCGGAAAGGCGCACAGGCGGGGAACGGCACAGTTCCGGCCGGGTAGAGCGGCATTGACTCCGAAAGTCCTGTATCTTCGATCAGACCGAGCGCCTGTCCTGCCGAAGCGCCTGTGAACAGCTTGTCGAATTCCGCTTTGATGCGCTCGACCGACAAATTCCGTACCGTGCCGCTGAGCCGCCGGATCGCCTCTTGGGTCGCGGATTCCACCGAAAAGCCGAGCACCGAAACGAAACGGACTGCGCGCACCATGCGGAGTGCATCTTCGCCGAACCGAACGGCCGGTTCACCCACAGCGCGTATGATCCCGGACGCCAGGTCGGACCGGCCGCCGAAAGGATCGATGATACCGCCATCCAGCGTCATCGCCAGAGCGTTGATGGTGAAATCGCGGCGTTTCAAGTCTTCATCAAGGGAGGTGACGAACTGCACGTCGTCAGGCCGGCGGTTGTCCGAGTATGTCCCTTCCGTCCGGAACGTCGTGACTTCCACCGGTTCCCCCTGCTCGATCACGAGGACGGTGCCGTGATCTGTTCCGAGATCGACAGTCGCAGGGAATAATGCCTTCACTTGCTCAGGCATCGCCGCCGTTGCGATATCGATGTCTTTCGGCTCCTTGCCGAGCAGATGATCGCGTACTGCCCCCCCGACGAATACGGCTTCGAAGCCTGCCCGTTCTAGCCGTTCGGCCACCGCTCTGCTGTTGGCAGTCCCAAACATATGCATCAGCCTTTCCTTATCAGTTTTCCATAGAGCTCCTCGTACTGCGAGACGATCTGCTCCGATGCGAACTTTCCGTGAACGGTCTGCAGGGCATTCTGCTGGAACAGGCGCTGCTTCTCGGGATCCTGCAAGATTCGCAACGTGCGTTCTGCGATTGCAGCCGGATCTCCGACCGGAACCAGGTAACCATTCACGCCATCTTCAATCACTTCAGGGATGCCGCCGGCGGTTGTGCCGACAGCCGGTACCCCGCATGCGAACCCTTCCAGCAGCACCAGGCCGAACGCCTCTTTCTCGGATGGCAGCACCATGACGTCACTGACGGACAGGATGGCCGGCAAGTCATTTCGCTTGCCTGTGAAGATGACGTGATCCGCCACTTTGAGGCTGTTCGCAAGCCGGCGGATGCGGGGCAGTTCAGGTCCTTCTCCGACAAGCAGCAGCTTGGCAGGCTGTTCTTTGACAATCCTGGCGAAAGCGCGGATCAGATCGGGGATCCGCTTGACGCTGCGGAAGTTGGAAATATGGACAATGATTTTATCATCTTCCGCCAAACCGAACTCCCGCCGTACAGCAGTTCCGTCGACGGGATGGTATGTCGTTTCATCGATGAAGTTATAGACCGTAACGATCTCTTTTGACGGCTCGATGAGTTCGATGGTCTCTTTCCGCAGCGAGTCCGAGACGGCCGTTGTGATATCTGATTTATCGATCCCGTATTTCACTGTGTTTTTCAGTGCCGGATCATGCCCGAGAATCGTCACATCCGTCCCATGGAGCGTCGTGATGATGCCGATATCCGACTGGATCATATCTTTTGCAAGAACGGCTGAAACCGCATGCGGCACTGCATAGTGGACGTGCAGCAGGTCGAGACTCTCGGCTTCGACGACCTGGCCGATCCGATTGGCGAGTGCTATGTCATACGGCGGATATTTGAAGACGGCATAGCCATCAATTTTCACCTCATGGAAATGGATCTGCTCATTCGGCTCGCTGTACCGGAACGGCAGACTGGACGTGATGAAATGGATTTCATGCCCCTTTTCCGCCATTTTCATGGCAAGTTCTGTCGCTACAACACCTGAGCCGCCGAGGGAAGGGTAGCAGATCACCCCGATTTTCAGTCGTTTCATCCTTTCACTTCTTCCGTTATAAAATGCTCACGCGGTGATGAGGTGTTCAAGTCCGTTGATGAACCGGTTTTGGGTGACCGCTTCCCGGATGGCCAGCAGGACACCCGGCATAAAGCTTTTCCGGTCGAATGAATCGTGCCGGATCGACAGCAGCTCCCCTTCTCCGCCCAGCATGACCTGCTGATGTGCAAGCAGGCCCGGCAGACGGACGCTGTGGATCTTCATCCCCTGTACATCCGCTCCCCTCGCACCATATGCATGGATCTGTTCGTCCGGATGCCCCTGCAAGTGAGGAGTCCGCACCTCGGAGATCATGTCGGCTGTTTTGACAGCTGTCCCGGACGGGGCATCCAATTTGCGGTCGTGATGCATTTCCATGATTTCCACATCCCCGAGATACCGGGCGGCCTGCTGTGCGAATTTCATCATGAGCACCGCACCGATCGAAAAGTTCGGCGCCACAATGCAGGCGATCCCGTTCTGTGTACTCAGCTGCTCCAGCTGAGCCAATTCTTCCGCTGTCAGTCCGGATGTGCCGATGACGGGACGTATTCCGAGGACGAGCGCCTTCTGGACATTCGGGAACACCGATTCGGGATCTGTCAGGTCGAGCAGGACATCCGGGTGCTTCTGTTCATGGAGGTCAGCGAGAGAAGTGTAGATTCTCGTACCCGGCCCCTCCTCTGCGATAGTTCCTTCATGATAGACCATCCCGTCATTCTTATAGTCCAGCGCTGCGACCAGCTCCATATCGGCGGCCTCCGTAATGGCTGCGGCAGCAGTACTGCCCATGCGGCCCCGGATCCCTGCGATTGCGATGCGTATTGTCACTCGGTCTCCCCCTTTTTCGTCCAGCGGTCTGCGTCCCGGCTCCTGAACTTAGTCATTACCATGTCGAGCGCTTCCGATAAGTCGATTCCCTGCGAATTTGCAAAACAGATGAGGACGAAGAGCAGGTCACCCGTCTCTTCTGCAAGCGTGCTGGCGCCTTCCGTGTTCTTCTTTTTCTTCATGCCGTGCACGTGCTGCACTTCACGCGACAATTCGCCAAGTTCCTCGGTCAGCCGTGCGATGAGTTCCATCGGCGGGAAATACCCTTCTTCGAATCCTGATATGTATCCATCCACTTGCTGCTGCATCGCTTTCATCGTCACTTGTTCAGTCATCATGGATCCCACCTTTCCTTCTTTATCGTATTCATTCATCTTGCTATTGTCAAAATATATTGGATGGCTGATAATAGCACTAGTGCTTTTTGAAGGAAGGTGATCGAATGTTCAAAGACATCAAACTGAAAAACATATTCTTCATCATACTCGGTTCTGCAATCTTCAGTTTCGGTCTGGTGCATTTCAATATCCAGAACGAACTGGCAGAAGGCGGATTTACAGGGATTACGCTCATTCTGTTCTTTGCCTTCAAATGGGACCCGGCTGTCATGAACCTTGTGCTCAACATTCCGATGTTCATCATCGGCTGGCGGATGCTCGGAAGACGGATCTTCATCTACACACTTGTCGGGACAGTTGCGGTGTCCCTGTTCTTGCGGGTGTTCATGAAGTATCAGATCGACATCCATCTGAAAGATGATATGTTCCTCGTCGCCCTGTTTGCCGGTATCTTCGTCGGTGTCGGACTCGGCATCATTTTCCGCTTCGGCGGCACGACGGGCGGTGTCGATATACTCGCCAGGCTCGCCCAAGTCCATTGGGGATGGAGTATCGGGAAGACGATGTTCATGTTCGACGCGGCGGTCATCCTCGTGTCGTGGTTCGTCTACTTGGATCACCGGTCCGTCATGTATACGCTCGTTGCCCTGTTCGTCGGCGCCCGCGTCATCGATTTTGTGCAGGAAGGGGCGTATGCTGCCAGAGGTGCGTTCATCATTTCCGATCATCAGGATGCGATCGCCACCCGGATTGCGCTCGAGATGGACCGCGGCGTGACAGTATTCAAAGGATACGGCCACTTCACGAAAGCGGACCGTAACATCTTATACTGTGTCATTGCGAAGAACGAAATCATGCGGGTGAAGACTATCATCACATCGATTGACCCGCACGCATTCGTCTCTGTCATGGACGTCCATGATGTCATGGGCGAAGGGTTTACGCTGGACGATCAGAAACAGCCGATTCCGCGATAACGGAAAAAAACGCCTTATGCTGCGCTTTACTTGGCAGCATAAGGCGTTTTGCTTTATTCTCAGTCCCTGTTCAGGAAGATCGAAAGAAGGCGCACGAGTTCCAACACGGCTACAGCCGCTGCAGCAACGTAGGTCATGGCAGCTGCACTGAGCACTTTCTTGGCATGCGGTTCTTCTTCGTTCCGGATAATCCCGAGCTCGACGATTTGTGTCATCGCCCGGCTGGAGGCATTGAACTCGACCGGCAGCGTGACGATCTGGAACACGACGCCGACCGCCATCATGATGATCCCGATGCCGAGCAGACTGTTCATGCTCGAAAAGATCAGACCTGCCATGATGAAGAACCAGCTGGCGTTCGATGTCAGACCGGCGACAGGAGCAAGCCGGTGACGGAAACGGAGTGCCGCATAGGCTTCCTTGTCCTGGATGGCATGACCGACTTCGTGCGCAGCGACGGCTGTACCGGCGACAGACGCATTGTGATAATTATCGCTCGATAATGCGACGATTTTCGTGACAGGATTGTAATGGTCACTCAGAACTCCAGGTGTCTCGACCACCTTCACGTCCTGCAGTCCGTTATGGTCAAGAATGAGACGGGCTACTTGCGCACCTGTCATACCGGAAGTCGAACGGACTTTTGAATACTTGTTATACGTACTTTTCACTTTGAATTGTGCATACAAAGGCAGCAAAATGATAATGCCCAAATATACTAGATAATTCAATCATCCCTCACCCTTTCTCTGCTTCTATTTTATATGGCCTGCCCGATGGCCCGCAACTTTTAGACACCAGGGTCCAGCCGCTCTGTTACAACTTTATGACGGCTCTTCCAATTCCATACGACCAGACCGATACATGCAGCCGACAGCCAGAACGTGAAATAGCCGATGTTGGCCGCATACTCCATGAGATCTCCATAGATCGGCATCTGGCCGAACACATAATCGATCACATCATTGTGCAGTGTCCAAATGGCAGCCAGAACGATGGACACCCAGCCGAACCGGTAATTGCGCCAATAGAGGACAGCCTGAAGCGCCATCGCGCCGTGTGAGATGACGAGCATCCAGCCGGCCGCCCCGATGCTGCCGGTTTCCTCGAGCGTCCATAGGTTCATGACAACTGCCCATATACCGTATTTCACGAGCGTCAGGAGAGCGAGTGATTCGAACAGCCTGAAATTCGTGCGGAGAATCCAGCCGATCAGGACAAAGCAGAAGAACAGGCTGGCAGTGGGACTGTCGGGCACAAAAATCCAGAACCTCGGCTCTGTGATCTCAAGCTGCCACATATACCAGTCATAGCCGTACACCGTCCCGATAATATTGATGAAAAGAAGGATCCAAAGGAATGCCTGATGATTCAGGATGTACCGGATCCAAATTCGTGCCTGCTGCAAACGTATCACCCCAGCTGTGGAAAATTTAAAAGGAGTTACGAAAAAAAAGGAGTCAGTTTCCTGACTCCTTTTCCATTATTCGTTTCCGAGATTGGAAATGAATTCTGCCATCGTTTTCAAATCTTCATCAGAACCGTCCCATTGGTTCGGCGGCATTGTGCCGATCCCTTCATGGGCGATCTTTTCAATCTCTTCAGGTTTGAGGCCTGTGTCCGTCAGCGGAAGACCCAATCCGCCTTGGAACTGATCGCCGTGACAGCCGATACATGTCGAACCTTGGTAAATTTGATATCCTTCAGCACTCTCGTCAAAATTGACCTCTTCAACGATCTTACCCTGTGCTTCCGCTTTCACCCAGTCGTGGTTGACGACAGACTCCCATGTAAGGTAGAAGATTGCAGCGAATGCCAAAAGCATGAAGCCTGTCGGCAGAGGACGTTTCCATGGACGGCGTTCTTTCGACGTATCCATGAAAGGCACGAGCATGAGAGCACCGACAGCCAGTCCCGGAACGATGATAGCACCGACCACGTTGAATGGACCGGATGCGAACTCATACTTCAGGAGCTGGTACATGAATAGGAAATACCAGTCCGGAAGAGGGATGTACGTCGTATCTGTCGGATCCGCCTGACGCTCAAGAGGCGATGGATGTGCAAGTGTGATAATCAAATAACCGATCAGGAAGATTGCACCGACCATCCACTCTTTCAAGAGGAAGTTCGGCCAGAAGGCTTCCGTCTTCCCCGGATATTCGGAGTAGTCTTTCGGTACGTTGGGCTTACGGACCGCTTTGATACGCGAGTCCCCAACGAATTTCATGCCTTTTCCGTGTTGCATCTTGTTCCCCTCCTTAGTGAGAAATCAAGGGTCTCCGGCTTACAATGGTCCGGAAATACCTTGTCTTCTGATCATGATAAAGTGCGCTGCAAGCAAACCGAGGAGTGCTGCAGGCAGGAAGAATACGTGGATCGCAAAGAAACGTGTCAGTGTCTGTGCACCGAGTATTGTCGCATCTCCGGCAAGGAGGATCTTGATCCACTCTCCTATGAACGGAACGGAACCAGCGATCTCGATTCCTACTTTCGTAGCGAACAGAGCTTTCATATCCCATGGCAGCAGATATCCTGTGAATCCGAGACCCAGGATGACGACAAACAGAAGTACGCCGACCACCCAATTCAATTCACGAGGTTTTTTATAAGCGCCAGTAAAGAAGACACGTAGCGTGTGCAAGAACATCATGACAATAACGAGTGAAGCTCCCCAGTGGTGCATGCCGCGCACGATTTCCCCGTACGCCACCTCATTTTGGAGGTAGTAGACGGATTTCCAAGCATTTTCAATATCCGGTGTGTAATACATGGTCAAGAACATACCGGACAGGATTTGGATTACTGTGACGAAGAAGGTCAATCCTCCGAAACAATAGATGAATGCAGAAAAATGATGTGCGGGGTTTACGTGTTCGGGTACTTCATGATCGGCGATATCGCGCCAAATCGGGGTGACATCGAGCCGTTCATCGACCCAATCATAAATTTTGTTCATCAATTTGAGTGTACCCCCTGACTTATTTAACTAGTTGGTTCGGCATTGTTTTACCAATGTGGACGAATCCGTCAATAACTTCGACTTCATACTGATCCAGAGGACCGGTCGGCGGAGTGCCGGGAATGTTCTTACCGTTCTTTTCATAACGGCCGCCATGGCATGGACAGTAATATTGGTCCGGGTGTGCTTCATCCCCCGCCCAGTTCACTGTGCAGCCCAGGTGTTTACATACAGGGGACAGAGCGATGATCTTATCGCCATCTTTATAAACCCATGCTGTGTTCGAAACGTCTGATTTGTACCAAGCATCTTTCCGGTCCTTGATCGTGAAGTCGACACGCACCGGTGTCTCCGTCACTTCGTCGGCTTTCTGGTCGGTCGGCACGTAATCAGCACCTTCCGAAGATGCTAAAACAGGGTCGATCGCAAAGCGGATCATCGGCATCGCTGCGGCAGAAACCATGAATCCGCCGACACCCATTAATGTGTAGTTCAGGAATTGGCGTCTAGACACTTTGCTGCTCATCAATTTCCCTCCTCTTACTCCAAAGTCAGTCCAGCGGACATACTTTTGCTAATTGTTATTACTAGGACATATCTATAATATCCTACCGTCACATGAAATTCAATGTTGCATTTGGACACAGTTTCTGTTTGTGAACAAATATTGACTTTTTCTCAATTACATTTCACAAATTCTTCAGGTCCCCCTTCAATCAGTCCATTCGGCGGTCAGCTGCGGAAGAAGCTGTTTCAGCTGGTCTTCCATGATCGTCTGCTTGAGCCGGTCATCCATATGTTCGATAGGGATCGCCGGCAGCCACAGAACTTTCCCTTTCATCTCCAGGCTTGTCCATGCTGCGTCCGTCGTCAGATAGAACACATAGCGGAACGGAGAGGACGCCAGATCGTTCGACAGCATGCTGCCGAATGACTGCATGTCCATGGACGGGGAATACGAGAAAGGAGGTGTCACCATGACCCTACCTTTGAACTGCTGTTCCATATAGGCGGACAGGTTCATGAGGAAATCACTGCCCGACGCACTGGCTTTCATGCGTCCTTCCGCCACTTCCATCTTGATGAGCGGGATGATCGCTGTGTCTATGTATTCTTTCTGCTGCAGGAAAACATTCATATCTTCTGCGTTCCAATTCATGGTGCCACACCTTTCTAATAGAGAAGAGACTCCATCTGATCAGACGGAGTCAGTGCTCTTTCATGTCGTTCAATTCATTCAGCATGCCGGACAGCGCCAGGAACCGCTCCTCATCGTTTGCATCCAGGGCTGCATCGACCTGCTTCATCAGCGTTTCCTTGGAGGCGGTCACGGCACTTTCATGCAGCAGCTGCCGGGCAAGCTTCCGGTCGCGCTCGCTCACCTGCTGATCTTCAGGAAAGTATGGGTTCTCTTCCAGGACGCTCGCATAATGAGGTGAACTGTTGCTTTTCTGGAAATTCAGCTGGATGAACATCTTTTCGTCAGGATGCAATCGCAGATCGTGGAACGATTTTTCCGCATCTGTCGTCATCAGGCTGCCTTTGTAGAAGCGGAAAGGCACGCCGTTCGATTCAATAGCCGAAATGACCATCGCACGCGGGCAAAAATGGGCATCCTCGGTGAAGTGAACATTCTCCAAAATCTTCTCATGGCTTAATAAGTAATTCAAGATCCATACGCATTCCCGGCGCTTCAGACGATAGCGCTTCAAAAACCACCTGATGAAATCTTTTTTGGCAGCTACAGGAATCATGGCTTCCATCTTATGCCTCCTCTTCTTCCTGATCCTCAAGAAAGGACGTCCACTCGGATTGACCCGGATCCAAAGCTGTCAGTTGTCTGACGATCCGGACCGCCTCTTCACGCCTGCCTTCTTCAAGCAGGAACGAAGCGAACCGCCCGAGGAATTCCGGGTCTTCCTTCATGCCAGTGTATGCCTGTGTGTAAGAAGCATATGCCTCTCCGAACCGCTCGGCATCCTCTTCGGCATACGCCTTGAATGCTGCCAGCAACGGAATTTCAAGCTGCTCTTCAGGAGAAGCCTCCAGCAGATCGAGAAGTTCCCCGAAGGCGCCCTGCTGTTCATATAGCGACGCCAGGGAAATCCTGGCCTCTGTGTATTCAGGGTCGAGGGCCAGCGCTTCTGCAAAATGCGCTGCCGCTTCATCAGGCAG comes from Sporosarcina trichiuri and encodes:
- a CDS encoding ReoY family proteolytic degradation factor; this translates as MEAMIPVAAKKDFIRWFLKRYRLKRRECVWILNYLLSHEKILENVHFTEDAHFCPRAMVISAIESNGVPFRFYKGSLMTTDAEKSFHDLRLHPDEKMFIQLNFQKSNSSPHYASVLEENPYFPEDQQVSERDRKLARQLLHESAVTASKETLMKQVDAALDANDEERFLALSGMLNELNDMKEH